A single Vigna radiata var. radiata cultivar VC1973A chromosome 8, Vradiata_ver6, whole genome shotgun sequence DNA region contains:
- the LOC106770099 gene encoding uncharacterized protein LOC106770099: MTSSGPSALAVRPINYAKPISQPRTVSFFICGGPHYKNDCPKQGNTRFCVRCNKNGHWERDCNMGNRAFSRPPNAGRFQHGGGRAQAVGRVYAITGMEASNAGNLITSTCLLYGMPCCVLFDSGATHSFISKACVDRLGLAKREMQLDLVVSTPAAGEVRTSTVCVRCPIEVEGYKFKEEEVDFPERRNEADLNARLDPRRLG; the protein is encoded by the exons ATGACGTCCTCGGGTCCTTCTGCCTTGGCCGTTCGGCCTATCAACTATGCAAAACCGATCAGTCAACCGAGGACCGTGAGCTTCTTCATATGTGGTGGACCCCATTACAAGAATGACTGCCCCAAGCAAGGAAATACTAGGTTCTGCGTCCGGTGCAACAAAAACGGACATTGGGAGAGGGACTGCAATATGGGTAACCGAGCATTCTCGAGACCACCGAACGCTGGCAGGTTTCAACATGGTGGTGGCCGAGCACAGGCAGTAGGCCGAGTGTATGCTATCACAGGAATGGAAGCATCTAATGCAGGTAACCTCATCACCAGCACTTGCTTGTTGTATGGAATGCCTTGTTGCGTGTTATTTGATTCGGGGGCAACACATTCCTTCATCTCGAAGGCATGTGTTGATAGACTGGGTTTGGCCAAGAGAGAGATGCAGCTTGATTTGGTGGTGTCAACCCCAGCAGCTGGTGAGGTTAGGACATCTACAGTATGTGTTAGATGCCCTATTGAGGTAGAAGGGTACAAGTTTAAG gaagaagaagttgattttCCTGAGAGAAGAAATGAAGCTGACCTTAACGCTCGGTTAGATCCGAGAAGACTTGGTTGA
- the LOC106772324 gene encoding uncharacterized protein LOC106772324, with protein sequence MGRYSTPFVGLLLLFCLVSSTEAEYLKYKDPKVPLNVRISDLLKRMSLEEKIGQMTQIEREVATPDVIKKYFIGSVLSGGGSVPAPKASAETWQKMVTEMQKAALSTRLGIPMIYGIDAVHGHNNVYNATIFPHNVGLGVTRDPVLIKKIGDATALEVRATGIPYAFAPCIAVCRDPRWGRCYESYSEDYRIVRTMTEIIPGLQGDIPANSVKGVPFVAGKNKVAACAKHYVGDGGTNKGINENNTLINYNGLLGIHMPAYYNSIIKGVSTVMISYSSWNGVKMHANRKLITGYLKNKLRFRGFVISDWQGIDRITSPPHANYSYSVQAGVSAGIDMIMVPFNYTEFIDELTRQVKNNIIPISRIDDAVARILRVKFVMGLFENPLPDPSLVNQLGKQEHRELAREAVRKSLVLLKNGKSSKKPLLPLPKKSAKILVAGSHADNLGYQCGGWTITWQGLSDKNLTSGTTILSAVKQTVDPATEVVFNENPDANFVKSNKFSYAIVVVGEPPYAETYGDSLNLTIPEPGLSTITNVCGAIRCVVVLISGRPVVIQPYLSKIDALVAAWLPGTEGQGVADVLYGDYEFTGKLARTWFKRLDQLPMNVGDKHYDPLFPFGFGLTTNLTKY encoded by the exons ATGGGGAGATATTCAACACCCTTTGTGGGTCTTCTTCTGCTGTTTTGTCTGGTTTCATCTACCGAGGCAGAGTATTTGAAGTATAAAGACCCTAAGGTGCCCCTTAATGTCAGAATCAGTGACTTATTGAAGCGAATGAGCCTGGAAGAAAAGATAGGCCAGATGACACAGATTGAAAGGGAAGTTGCTACTCCCGATGTGATAAAGAAGTACTTCATTG GGAGTGTGCTCAGTGGGGGAGGCAGTGTTCCAGCACCAAAGGCTTCTGCTGAGACTTGGCAGAAAATGGTGACTGAGATGCAGAAAGCAGCATTGTCTACTCGCCTTGGAATTCCGATGATCTATGGAATAGATGCAGTTCATGGCCACAACAATGTCTACAATGCTACAATTTTCCCTCACAATGTTGGGTTAGGAGTTACCAG GGATCCAGTGCTCATAAAAAAGATTGGTGATGCAACTGCTCTTGAAGTTAGAGCAACAGGAATTCCATATGCCTTTGCTCCATGTATTGCG GTCTGCAGAGATCCAAGATGGGGACGTTGCTACGAAAGCTACAGTGAAGACTATAGAATTGTTAGAACTATGACTGAGATTATACCTGGCTTGCAAGGAGATATCCCTGCCAATTCCGTCAAGGGAGTTCCCTTTGTTGCTGGAAA GAACAAGGTTGCAGCTTGCGCCAAGCACTATGTGGGAGATGGTGGCACAAACAAGGGTATCAATGAGAACAACACATTGATCAATTACAATGGATTGCTTGGCATTCACATGCCAGCATACTATAACTCTATTATCAAGGGTGTTTCAACAGTAATGATCTCATACTCTAGTTGGAACGGAGTGAAAATGCATGCTAACCGAAAACTTATCACTGGTTACCTCAAGAACAAACTGCGTTTCAGG GGTTTTGTCATATCAGATTGGCAGGGTATTGACCGGATCACCTCTCCACCTCATGCTAACTATTCATACTCTGTTCAAGCTGGTGTCAGTGCTGGAATTGACATG ATTATGGTTCCCTTCAACTACACTGAGTTCATTGATGAATTGACCCGTCAAGTAAAGAACAATATTATCCCAATTAGCAGGATTGATGATGCCGTGGCAAGAATCTTAAGAGTAAAATTTGTCATGGGGTTATTTGAAAATCCACTTCCTGATCCAAGCCTGGTAAACCAACTGGGTAAACAG GAACACAGGGAGTTAGCAAGGGAAGCTGTGAGGAAATCCCTTGTGTTACTTAAGAATGGTAAATCTTCTAAGAAGCCCCTGCTTCCTCTTCCCAAAAAGTCTGCAAAAATACTGGTAGCAGGAAGTCATGCTGACAATTTAGGCTACCAATGTGGAGGATGGACAATTACCTGGCAGGGACTTAGTGACAAGAATCTCACTTCAG GTACAACCATCCTCAGTGCTGTGAAACAAACTGTGGACCCTGCCACTGAAGTTGTGTTCAATGAAAATCCTGATGCGAACTTCGTTaagtcaaacaaattttccTATGCCATTGTTGTTGTGGGAGAACCACCCTACGCTGAAACATATGGTGACAGTTTGAATCTAACTATACCTGAGCCTGGTCTAAGCACAATCACTAATGTATGTGGGGCCATTCGATGTGTAGTTGTTCTCATCAGTGGCCGCCCAGTTGTGATTCAGCCATATCTATCAAAAATTGATGCACTTGTGGCTGCATGGCTTCCTGGAACTGAAGGTCAAGGTGTTGCTGATGTTCTCTATGGTGACTATGAATTCACTGGGAAGCTGGCAAGAACATGGTTCAAGAGATTGGATCAACTCCCAATGAATGTTGGTGATAAACATTATGATCCTCTCTTTCCATTTGGATTTGGGTTGACTACAAACCTCACTAAGTATTGA
- the LOC106772790 gene encoding eukaryotic translation initiation factor 3 subunit E: protein MADYDLTPRMAPNLDRHLVFPLLEFLQERQLYDDDLILKAKIDLLNNTNMVDYAMDIHKSLYHTEDVPHDMVERRAEVVARLKSLEEAAAPLVSFLQNAAAVQELRADKQYNLQMLNERYQIGPAQIEALYQYAKFQFECGNYSGAADYLYQYRALCTNSERSLSALWGKLAAEILMQNWDIALEELNRLKEIIDSKSFASPLNQVQSRIWLMHWSLFIFFNHDNGRTQIIDLFNQDKYLNAIQTSAPHLLRYLATAFIVNKRRRPQFKDFIKVIQQEQHSYKDPITEFLACVYVNYDFDGAQKKMRECEEVILNDPFLGKRVEESNFSTVPLRDEFLENARLFIFETYCRIHQRIDMGVLAEKLNLNYEEAERWIVNLIRSSKLDAKIDSHTGTVIMEPNHPNVYEQLIDHTKALNGRTYKLVSQLLEHAQGQAAR, encoded by the exons ATGGCTGATTACGACCTTACCCCGCGGATGGCGCCGAACCTCGACAGGCATTTGGTGTTCCCTCTCCTGGAGTTTCTGCAGGAGCGCCAGCTATACGACGATGACCTCATCCTCAAGGCGAAGATCGACCTCCTCAACAACACCAACATGGTTGATTACGCCATGGACATCCACAAGAGTCTCTACCACACCGAGGATGTTCCTCATGACATGGTTGAGCGCCGAGCCGAGGTTGTCGCCCGCCTCAAGTCCCTCGAGGAGGCCGCCGCGCCCCTCGTCTCCTTCCTCCAGAACGCTGCCGCCGTGCAGGAGCTACGTGCCGACAAGCAGTATAACCTCCAGATGCTCAATGAGCGATATCAG ATTGGTCCTGCACAAATAGAGGCACTTTACCAATATGCCAAGTTTCAGTTTGAGTGTGGGAACTACTCTGGTGCTGCTGACTATCTTTATCAGTACAGAGCTTTGTGCACAAATAGTGAGAGGAGCTTGAGTGCATTGTGGGGGAAGCTGGCAGCTGAAATTTTGATGCAGAACTGGGACATTGCTCTTGAAGAGCTCAATCGCTTGAAGGAAATCATTGACTCAAAG AGTTTTGCATCACCTTTGAACCAGGTGCAGAGCAGAATATGGCTGATGCATTGGAGTCTGTTCATCTTTTTTAATCATGACAATGGAAGAACACAAATAATTGATCTGTTCAATCAGGATAA GTATCTAAATGCTATCCAAACCAGTGCCCCACACCTTTTACGATACCTGGCCACAGCATTCATTGTTAACAAGAGAAGGAGGCCACAATTCAAAGACTTTATTAAAGTTATTCAACAAGAGCAGCATTCGTATAAAGATCCCATCACTGAGTTTTTGGCTTGTGTTTACGTCAACTATGACTTTGATGGGGCACAAAAGAAGATGAGGGAATGTGAAGAa gtaaTTCTCAATGATCCTTTCCTTGGTAAAAGGGTTGAAGAAAGCAACTTTTCAACTGTACCACTGAGGGATGAGTTCCTTGAAAATGCTAGGCTATTTATCTTTGAGACATACTGTAGAATACATCAACGTATTGACATGGG AGTGCTTGCTGAGaagttaaatttgaattatgagGAGGCTGAGAGATGGATTGTTAATCTCATCCGTAGCTCAAAGCTTGATGCGAAAATTGACTCTCACACTGGAACAGTTATCATGGAGCCTAATCATCCAAACGT GTATGAGCAACTGATAGACCATACCAAGGCCCTTAACGGGCGCACCTACAAGTTGGTTAGTCAACTTCTGGAACATGCACAAGGTCAAGCAGCCCGATAA
- the LOC106770098 gene encoding putative disease resistance protein RGA1, which yields MAETLLFSFAESLIGKLATAAVQEASLALGVHSELQQMKATMALIKGVLLDAEKKNLRSSALSEWLTQIKRVFSDAEDIVDDFECEALRKHVVNTYGSCSRKVRRFFSKSNPAVYRLRMAHHIQDINTRLAKLATDRNMFGLQIIDHDTRVVHVREMTHSHVNPSNVTGRKHDKNEIVKLLVQDSERQSLSVISIAGMGGLGKTTLAKLVFNDTNIDECFPLKMWVCVSNDFELRNVLIKILNSVPNPTQENSNNFGMEQLQNLLRNRLEGKKFLLVLDDVWNEDPARWHELKEIIDVGVEGSKVLVTTRSHGVAVIMRTKPSHLYLLGCLSEEDSLSLFVKYAFDDGEEKKHPELLKIGKEIVKKCGGLPLAVKTVGSSLFSRFDKKEWESIRDNEIWNLTQIENDILPALKLSYDQLPSYLKPCFASFSLYPEDTVIRCSEISTMWEALGFLPPPKESESMVDVANHLLYELWSRSFLLDYFDFGGDSAFMLHDLVYDLAVHIAKGEFERIDLRHKKFSENVKHLAFMENNLLAQVFPHTGLRSVYLPRRMNNEAFLITLLSRCKYLRILELRSSELESLPYFIGKLKHLRHLNLQFSKKLKRLPDSVCELQNLQTLNLIGCVELQKLPKGMRNLISLRNLRITTKQVDFPDKDIAVLTSLEELKIKDSHNLESLFNGIQLSTLKKLALYGCKSLKSVSFHAIRNINVLAICKCDKLELSMGVGSQIPNSRLKLVSLEDLPQLVTLPQWIQGSGNYLRSLFIVGCINLKELPDWLPTLVYLKLLSITNCPNLLSLPDNMHQLTNLESLEITSCPELWKRFKPGVGQDWYKISHIKDVYNLQEKKMKRKTKKKNKTIQS from the coding sequence ATGGCCGAAACACTTCTTTTCAGCTTCGCAGAATCACTCATAGGGAAGCTTGCCACTGCTGCCGTTCAAGAAGCTTCTTTGGCGCTTGGTGTACATAGCGAGCTACAGCAGATGAAAGCGACTATGGCACTCATCAAAGGTGTTCTGCTAGATGCTGAGAAAAAGAATCTGCGTAGCAGTGCGCTAAGTGAATGGCTGACTCAGATCAAGCGCGTGTTTTCTGATGCTGAAGACATAGTCGATGATTTTGAATGCGAAGCATTAAGGAAGCATGTTGTCAACACCTACGGTAGCTGCTCAAGAAAGGTACGCCGTTTTTTCTCGAAAAGTAATCCTGCTGTTTATCGTCTTAGAATGGCGCATCACATTCAAGACATCAACACCAGGTTGGCCAAACTTGCAACTGATAGGAACATGTTTGGCCTTCAAATCATTGACCATGATACACGTGTTGTTCACGTGAGGGAAATGACTCATTCTCATGTAAATCCTTCCAATGTTACAGGAAGGAAACATGATAAGAATGAAATAGTAAAACTTTTGGTGCAAGATAGTGAACGCCAAAGTCTTTCTGTTATTTCCATTGCGGGAATGGGAGGCTTGGGGAAAACCACACTTGCTAAGTTGGTCTTCAATGACACCAACATTGATGAATGTTTTCCGTTGAAGATGTGGGTTTGCGTCTCTAATGATTTTGAACTTAGGAATGTGCTCATTAAAATCCTCAATTCTGTTCCAAACCCAACTCAAGAAAACTCCAATAACTTTGGGATGGAGCAACTTCAAAACCTTCTGAGAAATAGACTTGAAGGTAAGAAGTTCTTGCTTGTGTTGGATGACGTGTGGAACGAGGATCCTGCACGATGGCATGAGTTGAAGGAAATAATAGACGTGGGTGTTGAAGGGAGTAAAGTCCTAGTGACCACTCGTAGCCATGGAGTAGCTGTCATAATGCGCACTAAACCATCACATTTGTACCTTCTTGGATGTCTCTCTGAAGAGGATTCTCTTTCTCTATTTGTGAAATATGCTTTTGAtgatggagaagaaaaaaaacatccAGAACTGTTGAAGATTGGaaaagaaatagtaaaaaaatgtgGTGGGTTACCTTTAGCAGTGAAAACGGTTGGGAGTTCATTGTTTTCAAGGTTTGATAAGAAAGAGTGGGAGTCTATAAGAGACAATGAAATTTGGAATTTAACACAAATTGAAAATGACATTTTGCCTGCTCTCAAACTAAGTTACGATCAACTCCCTTCATATTTAAAACCTTGTTTTGCTTCTTTCTCCCTTTACCCTGAGGATACTGTTATTCGTTGTTCTGAAATTTCTACCATGTGGGAAGCACTTGGTTTTCTTCCGCCCCCAAAGGAAAGTGAATCAATGGTGGATGTTGCCAATCATCTTCTGTATGAGCTATGGTCAAGATCTTTTCTTTTAGATTATTTTGACTTCGGGGGCGATTCCGCATTTATGTTACATGATTTGGTGTATGATCTTGCTGTTCATATTGCAAAAGGTGAGTTTGAAAGAATTGATCTCCGCCATAAAAAATTTTCTGAGAATGTCAAACATTTAGCCTTTATGGAAAATAATTTGCTTGCTCAAGTTTTTCCTCACACAGGTTTAAGAAGTGTGTATCTTCCCCGGAGAATGAACAATGAAGCTTTCTTGATTACATTGTTGTCAAGATGCAAATACTTGAGGATTTTAGAATTACGTTCATCTGAATTGGAGAGTTTGCCTTACTTTATTGGAAAGTTGAAACATTTAAGACATCTTAATCTCCAGTTTAGTAAAAAACTCAAGAGACTCCCTGATTCAGTTTGTGAACTTCAAAATTTGCAAACTTTGAATCTCATTGGATGTGTAGAGCTACAAAAACTACCCAAAGGAATGAGAAATCTAATCAGCCTTCGGAATCTTCGCATAACCACCAAACAAGTTGATTTTCCAGACAAAGACATTGCAGTTTTGACTTCTTTAGAagagttaaaaattaaagattctCATAATTTGGAGTCATTGTTCAATGGTATACAACTGTCCACTCTTAAAAAATTAGCCTTATATGGATGTAAAAGTCTAAAGTCGGTGTCGTTTCACGCCAttagaaatataaatgttttggCTATCTGTAAGTGCGACAAGTTAGAATTGTCAATGGGTGTTGGAAGTCAAATCCCCAATTCAAGGTTAAAGCTTGTTTCTCTTGAAGACTTGCCGCAACTGGTCACGTTGCCTCAGTGGATTCAAGGATCTGGAAACTATTTACGAAGCTTATTTATTGTAGGTTGCATCAATCTTAAGGAGCTTCCCGATTGGCTACCAACTCTAGTTTATCTCAAACTTCTTTCTATTACAAATTGTCCAAATTTGTTGTCACTGCCTGATAACATGCATCAGCTGACAAATCTTGAATCATTAGAAATAACCAGTTGTCCTGAATTATGGAAAAGATTCAAGCCAGGAGTTGGACAAGATTGGTACAAGATATCacacatcaaagatgtttacaATCTtcaagagaagaaaatgaagaggaagacgaagaagaagaataaaacaATCCAAAGTTGA
- the LOC106772778 gene encoding probable calcium-binding protein CML49: MSGYPNQPTGYGYGAPPPSQYGAPPPSQYGAPPPSQSYGAPPPGQSYGAPPSGQSYSAPPSGQSYSASPYGQPSAPYAAPYSKPPKEGSHSQGSGGGYPPAASYGSPFASLVPSAFPPGTDPSIVACFQIADQDGSGFIDDKELQRALSSYNQSFSLRTVHLLMYHFTNSNVKKIGPKEFTSLFYSLQNWRSIFERFDKDRSGKIDSNELRDALLSLGYAVSPVVLDLLVSKFDKTGGKSKAIEYDNFIECCLTVKGLTDKFKEKDSAYTGSATFSYEAFMLTVLPFLIA; encoded by the exons ATGTCAGGCTACCCTAACCAGCCCACCGGCTACGGCTACGGCGCCCCTCCGCCCTCACAATACGGTGCTCCTCCGCCATCACAATACGGTGCTCCTCCGCCCTCGCAATCATACGGCGCCCCACCGCCCGGCCAGTCCTACGGCGCTCCGCCGTCTGGCCAATCCTACAGTGCCCCGCCGTCTGGCCAATCCTACAGCGCCTCCCCCTACGGCCAGCCGTCCGCTCCCTACGCGGCTCCTTACAGCAAACCACCGAAGGAGGGGTCCCACTCCCAAGGCAGCGGAGGAGGTTATCCTCCAGCAGCGTCTTACGGGAGTCCGTTCGCGTCGCTGGTTCCGTCGGCGTTTCCGCCGGGCACCGACCCGAGCATAGTGGCGTGCTTCCAGATTGCGGATCAAGACGGAAGCGGCTTCATCGACGACAAGGAATTGCAGAGAGCGTTGTCTTCGTATAACCAAAGCTTCAGCCTCAGAACCGTTCATCTTCTCATGTATCACTTCACCAATTCCAACGTCAAGAAGATAG GACCCAAGGAATTCACATCTTTATTTTACAGTCTGCAGAACTGGAGG TCCATTTTTGAGAGATTTGACAAGGACAGAAGTGGAAAAATCGATTCCAATGAGTTGCGAGATGCTCTACTGAGTTTGGGTTATGCTGTTTCTCCTGTAGTATTGGATTTGCTGGTTTCAAAGTTTGACAAAACTGGGGGAAAAAGCAAGGCTATAGAATATGACAACTTCATCGA GTGTTGTCTTACTGTTAAG GGACTAACTGATAAATTCAAGGAGAAAGATAGTGCGTATACGGGGTCTGCAACCTTCTCATATGAAGCCTTTATGCTGACAGTCCTGCCATTCCTAATAGCCTAG